In a genomic window of Cyanobacteria bacterium FACHB-DQ100:
- a CDS encoding TetR family transcriptional regulator, whose amino-acid sequence MPTPRMTTRQRLIQAALELFTAHGVTETTTKQIAELAEVNEVTLFRHFGNKHGLLLAAIEEAAVFTELGQTLVQQADQADYIDQALKEYATTCLEALERVPEMVRSVVGEAGQYPAENRKALGRGLTQANRYVAEYFDQMIQRRQMQPNLPAETLASLLNGMLLGYAVIEFTSEFHELWQSREEFVSNLVTLFLQGALQPSQSIPSGVRDLSADMVHSIFQRAKKRGLQDYAIAYVLFGAGLSAGELVQLRRSDYSSTRHQQQLQLAQEFVRPLNQWILGKRYGSYTKNPLTQWLKSRKDVSPAMFLNSSGQPITEADLLQRWSSLTEGILKPPTIEQAFQTWCVELLMRGMSIANLQVLTRRELSELQPFVDRAREKAALEQAIRLDQA is encoded by the coding sequence ATGCCTACTCCTCGAATGACCACTCGCCAAAGGCTGATTCAAGCGGCACTGGAGCTATTTACGGCTCACGGTGTCACCGAGACGACGACCAAACAGATCGCTGAATTAGCAGAGGTCAACGAAGTCACGCTGTTTCGGCATTTTGGTAATAAACATGGATTGCTGTTAGCCGCGATCGAGGAAGCGGCGGTGTTTACAGAACTGGGTCAAACGCTGGTACAACAAGCCGATCAAGCAGATTACATTGATCAAGCGCTGAAAGAATATGCCACAACTTGTCTAGAAGCCTTGGAGCGAGTTCCCGAAATGGTGCGATCGGTGGTCGGAGAAGCAGGGCAATATCCAGCTGAGAATCGCAAAGCGTTGGGGCGGGGTCTGACTCAGGCGAATCGCTATGTGGCGGAGTATTTTGATCAGATGATTCAGCGTCGTCAAATGCAGCCAAATCTGCCTGCGGAGACGCTTGCAAGCTTGCTGAATGGAATGCTGCTAGGGTATGCCGTGATTGAGTTCACTAGCGAATTTCACGAACTTTGGCAGAGCCGAGAAGAATTCGTGTCGAACCTTGTCACGTTGTTTTTACAAGGGGCGCTTCAGCCTTCCCAGTCGATTCCTTCAGGAGTTCGGGATTTGAGCGCTGATATGGTGCATTCGATTTTTCAACGTGCTAAAAAGCGAGGATTGCAAGACTATGCGATCGCGTATGTTTTATTTGGGGCGGGACTAAGTGCGGGTGAATTGGTGCAACTAAGACGATCGGACTATTCCTCGACTCGACACCAACAACAGTTACAGCTTGCTCAAGAGTTTGTTCGTCCGCTCAATCAGTGGATTTTAGGAAAGCGTTACGGTTCATATACAAAAAATCCGCTGACTCAATGGCTTAAAAGCCGCAAAGATGTTTCGCCAGCGATGTTTCTCAATTCAAGCGGTCAGCCGATCACCGAAGCAGATTTGTTGCAGCGCTGGAGTAGTCTCACAGAGGGCATTTTGAAACCACCCACGATCGAGCAAGCGTTTCAAACTTGGTGTGTTGAGCTACTCATGCGAGGAATGTCGATCGCAAACTTACAAGTCCTGACGCGACGAGAGCTATCCGAGTTACAGCCGTTTGTCGATCGAGCCAGAGAGAAGGCTGCGTTAGAACAAGCAATTCGACTCGATCAAGCTTAA
- a CDS encoding DNA primase, whose amino-acid sequence MNVPRLHPDTIEQVKQRADIVDVVSEHVVLKKQGKDFVGLCPFHDDKSPSFTVSPSKQFYYCFSCGAGGNTIKFLMELGKRNFSEVVLELANKYQVPVQTLQAEDRQEFQRQQSVREQLYEILAIAAKFYEHALQQSHGAEALSYLKRDRKLSPETIQQFQLGFAPAGWETLSKYLVEQKRYPVVMVEKAGLLIPRKNGEGYYDRFRNRLMVPIHDSQGRVIGFGGRTLSDEQPKYLNSPETDLFDKGKTLFGLDKAKSAIAKQDQAVVVEGYFDVIALHTAGITNAVASLGTALSVAQVKQLLRFTESKRIVFNFDADRAGVQAAERAIGEIANLAYQGEVQLRILNTPDGKDPDDYLKHHSAQDYQALLDRAPLWLDWQIEQEILHQDLKQSDQFQKAVMAIVSLLGNLPNPSLRTHYIHYCAELLSQGNSRLARQIEENLRLQVRGQRWHGRSQKWQTPGDRNLLEECESQLLRLYLHAPECRVQIRAAIDAQDLEFSLSHHRFLWRQICEIEQDNLDCDLFEQLRDRTHDFPREMSQVYSLFELDEKTKRDILRAPLVIRSATAGIERVMCEKRYRHFLDLWEKTDLSTTPDLGQFYQQKAYVEKQRITELDRLRQVSFVDLVQAPIAVD is encoded by the coding sequence ATGAACGTTCCTCGCCTGCATCCAGACACGATCGAACAAGTCAAACAACGCGCTGATATTGTCGATGTCGTTTCGGAACACGTTGTCCTGAAGAAGCAGGGCAAGGATTTTGTCGGCTTGTGTCCGTTTCATGATGACAAATCTCCGAGCTTTACGGTGAGTCCGAGCAAACAGTTTTATTACTGCTTTAGCTGTGGAGCGGGGGGCAATACGATCAAGTTTCTCATGGAGTTGGGCAAACGCAATTTTAGCGAAGTTGTCTTAGAACTGGCGAATAAGTACCAAGTTCCAGTACAAACGCTGCAAGCTGAGGATCGTCAGGAGTTCCAGCGTCAACAGTCGGTGAGAGAACAGCTATACGAGATTTTGGCGATCGCAGCTAAATTCTACGAACACGCCTTACAACAGTCCCACGGCGCAGAAGCGCTCTCCTATCTGAAGCGCGATCGCAAACTTTCCCCGGAAACAATCCAGCAATTCCAACTCGGTTTTGCTCCTGCTGGATGGGAAACGTTGTCTAAGTATTTAGTCGAGCAAAAGCGCTATCCGGTTGTGATGGTGGAAAAAGCCGGATTGTTGATTCCGCGCAAAAATGGTGAGGGATATTACGATCGCTTCCGTAACCGTTTAATGGTTCCAATTCATGATTCTCAAGGTCGCGTGATTGGATTCGGTGGACGAACTTTAAGCGACGAACAGCCGAAGTATCTGAACTCTCCTGAAACGGATCTATTTGATAAAGGGAAGACGCTTTTTGGATTGGATAAAGCGAAGAGCGCGATCGCGAAACAAGACCAAGCCGTTGTGGTTGAAGGCTATTTCGATGTGATTGCGCTTCATACGGCTGGAATTACGAATGCAGTGGCTTCACTTGGAACAGCCTTAAGTGTGGCTCAAGTGAAACAACTTTTGCGCTTTACTGAATCCAAGCGAATTGTGTTTAACTTTGATGCCGATCGTGCAGGAGTCCAAGCAGCAGAACGAGCGATCGGAGAAATTGCAAATCTCGCCTATCAAGGAGAAGTTCAGCTTCGGATCTTGAACACTCCCGATGGTAAAGATCCGGATGACTATCTCAAGCATCATTCAGCACAAGACTATCAAGCCTTGCTCGATCGCGCCCCACTTTGGCTAGATTGGCAGATTGAACAAGAAATACTGCATCAAGACCTGAAACAATCCGATCAGTTCCAGAAGGCAGTGATGGCGATCGTGTCTCTGCTTGGAAATCTTCCCAATCCCTCGCTGCGAACACACTACATTCATTACTGTGCAGAACTCTTGAGTCAGGGCAACAGTCGGTTAGCTCGGCAAATTGAAGAAAACTTACGGCTGCAAGTGCGGGGGCAACGGTGGCATGGTCGATCTCAAAAATGGCAAACTCCGGGCGATCGCAACCTACTCGAAGAATGTGAATCTCAGCTATTGCGCCTCTACCTTCATGCACCGGAATGTCGCGTTCAAATTAGAGCCGCGATCGATGCCCAAGATCTCGAATTTAGCCTGTCACACCATCGCTTTCTCTGGCGGCAAATTTGCGAGATCGAGCAAGACAATCTCGATTGTGATTTGTTTGAGCAACTGCGCGATCGCACTCACGACTTCCCGCGCGAAATGTCTCAGGTCTATTCGCTGTTTGAACTCGACGAGAAGACCAAGCGCGACATTCTCAGAGCGCCACTTGTGATTCGTTCTGCTACGGCTGGAATTGAGCGCGTCATGTGCGAAAAACGCTATCGGCACTTCCTTGATCTTTGGGAAAAAACAGATCTCAGCACCACACCCGATCTGGGACAGTTCTATCAGCAAAAAGCCTATGTTGAGAAACAGCGAATTACAGAACTCGATCGTCTGCGTCAAGTCAGTTTTGTTGACCTAGTACAAGCACCGATCGCGGTCGATTAA
- a CDS encoding HD domain-containing protein, which produces MQLTTTRLQAQIQFIVEIDKLKHVLRQTLLMDKSRRENDAEHSWHLAMMAIVLAEYADPQVDLLRVLKMVLIHDLVEIDAGDTFCYDTIALQDQAEREEKAADRLFGMLPENLGEELRSLWEEFEARETLDAQFAAALDRLQPLLHNYYTEGGTWRKAGVTVEKVRKRMAPVAIGSPVLGEFVENLIQDAVRQKFIMQSEQ; this is translated from the coding sequence ATGCAACTGACTACTACAAGACTGCAAGCGCAAATCCAATTCATCGTTGAAATTGACAAGCTCAAGCATGTTTTACGGCAGACGCTCTTAATGGACAAATCGAGGCGCGAGAATGATGCAGAGCATTCCTGGCACCTGGCGATGATGGCGATCGTGCTTGCCGAATATGCTGATCCGCAAGTCGATTTACTGCGCGTTCTCAAAATGGTGCTGATTCACGATTTAGTTGAAATCGATGCCGGAGATACGTTTTGCTATGACACGATCGCGCTGCAAGACCAAGCCGAACGCGAAGAGAAAGCCGCCGATCGCTTGTTTGGAATGTTGCCAGAGAATTTAGGTGAGGAACTGCGATCGCTCTGGGAAGAGTTTGAGGCAAGAGAAACTTTAGATGCTCAATTTGCGGCGGCGCTCGATCGACTCCAGCCGCTATTGCACAATTACTACACTGAGGGCGGCACTTGGAGAAAGGCAGGCGTAACGGTGGAGAAGGTCAGGAAGCGCATGGCTCCAGTTGCGATCGGTTCTCCGGTGTTGGGCGAATTTGTGGAAAATTTGATTCAGGATGCAGTGCGGCAAAAATTTATTATGCAGTCTGAGCAGTAA
- a CDS encoding SagB/ThcOx family dehydrogenase, translating into MPDLQVSIAEHYHERTKYDPQTIHTNSQALNWEEQPIPFKSYKFGASIDLKPYLSEESKDDWWQRLSKLLVCSYGLTGAIPTNGEPHYLRSSPSAGGLYPAEVYLISRGTPDLPAGLYNYQAKTHTLLHFWEAEVWNSLQSACFWNPALEQTQFAIVLSAVFFRSAWRYQDRAYRRIFLDTGHLIGNIELACAMTDFRPHLIGGFADEAINQLLYFDEEQEGAIAVLPIADLSKVREHLPLARTALPTAPQLDYPKIPDGGLLSYFHQATQIPYNAHAKVNWTVPESEEHSDKYNFPFCLKVSTVCHPIHWDTNLRGLEQTMIHRRSTRAFSGEPLLLEELNAILDFAYQPQHYIDQHLDRSPDYFDLNLVETFVAVSGVTNLEDGCYYYAPRAQELRQIRFKNFRRELHFLCLGQDLGRDASAIVFHTADLKKAIEQYGDRVYRYLHMDAGHLGQRMNLAAIHLGLGASGIGGFFDDQVNEVLGIPPDEAVLYITALGRCLQRASLSGQR; encoded by the coding sequence ATGCCGGACTTGCAAGTGTCGATCGCTGAACACTATCACGAACGCACCAAATACGACCCGCAAACGATTCACACCAACAGTCAAGCGCTGAACTGGGAAGAGCAGCCAATCCCGTTCAAGTCCTACAAGTTTGGAGCCTCGATCGACCTGAAGCCTTATCTCAGTGAAGAATCGAAAGACGATTGGTGGCAGCGACTTTCTAAACTGCTTGTCTGTAGCTACGGTTTGACGGGCGCGATTCCCACCAATGGAGAGCCGCATTATCTGCGATCGTCTCCTTCTGCGGGGGGACTGTATCCGGCTGAAGTCTACCTAATTTCTCGCGGAACCCCGGACTTACCTGCTGGACTTTACAACTATCAAGCAAAAACCCATACCTTACTGCATTTTTGGGAGGCGGAGGTCTGGAACTCGCTTCAGTCGGCGTGTTTTTGGAATCCGGCTTTAGAGCAGACCCAATTTGCGATCGTGTTGTCTGCGGTGTTTTTTCGCTCAGCTTGGCGCTATCAAGATCGGGCGTATCGGCGAATTTTTCTCGACACTGGACACTTAATTGGGAACATTGAGCTTGCTTGCGCCATGACGGATTTTCGTCCGCATTTGATTGGCGGATTTGCGGATGAAGCGATCAATCAATTGTTATACTTCGATGAAGAACAAGAAGGTGCGATCGCAGTGTTACCGATCGCTGACTTATCCAAAGTTCGAGAACACTTGCCGCTGGCTCGAACCGCACTTCCGACTGCACCGCAGCTAGACTATCCCAAGATTCCCGATGGTGGATTGCTGAGCTATTTTCACCAAGCGACTCAAATTCCCTACAATGCCCATGCAAAAGTAAACTGGACTGTTCCCGAATCTGAGGAACATTCGGATAAATACAATTTTCCGTTTTGTTTGAAAGTTTCGACCGTTTGCCATCCAATTCACTGGGATACAAACTTACGCGGACTTGAGCAAACCATGATTCACCGTCGATCAACCCGTGCGTTTAGCGGTGAACCTCTGCTGCTTGAAGAACTCAACGCGATTCTAGATTTTGCTTATCAACCCCAGCATTACATTGATCAACACCTCGATCGTTCTCCCGATTATTTCGATTTGAACTTAGTTGAAACCTTTGTTGCCGTTTCGGGTGTCACTAACCTCGAAGATGGTTGTTATTACTATGCTCCTAGAGCGCAAGAGCTTCGTCAGATTCGATTTAAGAACTTCCGACGTGAACTGCATTTTCTGTGTTTAGGTCAAGATTTGGGGCGGGATGCAAGCGCGATCGTGTTTCACACCGCAGATTTAAAGAAAGCGATCGAGCAGTATGGCGATCGGGTGTACCGTTATTTGCACATGGATGCGGGACATTTAGGACAGCGCATGAACTTAGCTGCGATTCATTTAGGACTCGGTGCAAGTGGAATTGGTGGATTCTTTGATGATCAAGTGAATGAAGTCTTGGGAATTCCGCCAGATGAAGCAGTTTTGTACATTACGGCGTTGGGTCGTTGCTTGCAGCGCGCTTCGCTTTCGGGGCAGCGATAG
- a CDS encoding pentapeptide repeat-containing protein: METIAAEVLIARYNQGEREFENCNLEQANFFEARLVRINLAGSRLNRAYLPYANLHQANLSATQLKSAELSDAQLHQVNLDDADLEDAALLRADLSLASLNDANLSRANLSGANLVNADLSNANLRQADLSRANLKQANLNGANLSGANLSRSTDLDLTGAIVDAFTIYPDGHRQGN, from the coding sequence ATGGAGACGATCGCGGCTGAGGTATTGATTGCAAGATACAACCAGGGAGAACGAGAATTTGAGAACTGTAACTTAGAGCAAGCTAACTTTTTTGAAGCAAGGTTAGTCAGAATTAATCTAGCTGGCAGTCGCTTAAATCGTGCGTACTTACCTTATGCCAATTTACATCAAGCAAACTTGAGTGCAACGCAGCTTAAAAGCGCCGAACTTAGTGATGCTCAATTACACCAAGTGAATTTGGATGATGCAGATTTGGAGGATGCGGCACTTCTGAGAGCGGATTTGAGTTTGGCGAGTTTGAATGACGCAAATTTGAGCAGAGCAAACTTAAGTGGGGCAAATTTGGTAAACGCTGACCTCAGCAACGCCAATTTGAGACAAGCAGATCTAAGTCGAGCAAACCTGAAGCAAGCGAATCTGAATGGTGCAAATTTGAGCGGGGCGAACTTATCGCGATCGACGGATCTCGACCTCACAGGCGCGATCGTCGATGCGTTTACGATTTATCCTGACGGACATCGCCAAGGCAACTAA